One Solanum lycopersicum chromosome 4, SLM_r2.1 DNA window includes the following coding sequences:
- the LOC101267400 gene encoding uncharacterized protein — translation MIRKKVFLTYKRKRLPGSDLFLENGTHNTPTECMKSKAVAPLLEEEEKYDNPSFKDGKKDFEDNSEENQSSKGSKGPLSEGEPRNSQKRLCSCIISGSICDSKCTQKFSLSLLTGLNSSREQDLVSPSSGGDERGCDLKDSDSSDLVKLSLEEVATPKDISLIPSVNAVSTSKLSSSLITFQRRAKRDKDAGRAYAKGNLEAEDVACLSVENTACLVAPHDSDKSVAKSCSVDLSADFKHPETTNGGENYQCACAGSPAQMKILLDVNEQPILVKEAQPIDEVADPNSGVGFSGLDDGVASDTFKKSSFHSPKDPSFDGLSRTEVPISSPLEVASNTGSQALDISIPCDSDDTMDCNRSEQASDERLIPTALEVQQNPPCFLNGNNSTVLHRVPSDKSLELLDIKPEKITPIHAELPEAGCLSEKAMADSGESSSSKNDLLQLLSEDRTYNFFPLASLQENESAHVNSKEGKASSLEEKRHCAFTVAESSDFLGLSLPSQALASRSLQLADIWNQPSESIQGAASQVSVDASILHRHQMILDNILNRGRSQNGNKRRFAEKLGTPNMWSEEELDSLWIGVRRHGRGNWDVMLRDPRLRFFSWRTPTDLAEQWMEEQSKLLHGKSISPVRQLHKADVSSHGMDDVKLSLGHAHSQSGDNIRSQIPFHFPDVQNTSQKLLHLATTNVGTLDSLCLRGNRKRAKFNQSENSAGSGVECSFSSRIMSRVSEVGNLPHWLKEVVAIPPRPPGFAPDSSWFIHPWIGPPFSEPKRAHCESRNRLSDLYTTPKTELNNGNADCAHLPIREGKQHCKSEADKKVELIVINSDASSEETISDDCNVRH, via the exons ATGATTCGGAAAAAAGTGTTCTTGACTTACAAGCGAAAGAGGCTACCAGGTTCTGatctttttttggaaaatgGGACTCATAATACACCTACTGAGTGTATGAAATCAAAAGCTGTGGCCCCTTTGCTGGAGGAAGAGGAGAAGTATGACAACCCTAGCTTCAAGGATGGAAAGAAAGACTTTGAG GATAATTCTGAAGAAAATCagtcctcaaagggttccaaaGGGCCTCTCTCTGAAGGAGAACCAAGGAATTCACAGAAGAGATTATGTTCTTGCATTATTTCAGGCAGTATATGTGATAGTAAATGCACCCAGAAGTTTTCTCTTTCCCTGTTGACAGGATTGAATTCTTCGAGAGAACAGGATTTGGTCTCCCCAAGTTCTGGTGGTGATGAGAGGGGATGCGATCTTAAGGATTCTGATTCCTCTGATTTGGTTAAACTGAGTCTGGAAGAAGTTGCCACACCAAAAGACATCTCTCTGATCCCCTCTGTAAATGCAGTTAGTACAAGTAAATTGTCTTCCAGTCTGATTACTTTTCAGCGAAGAGCTAAGCGGGACAAGGATGCAGGCCGGGCATATGCCAAGGGCAATCTTGAAGCTGAAGATGTTGCTTGCTTATCAGTTGAAAATACTGCATGTCTTGTCGCTCCTCATGACTCTGATAAATCAGTTGCTAAGAGTTGCTCAGTGGATCTTTCAGCAGATTTTAAGCATCCAGAG aCAACCAACGGAGGTGAGAATTATCAATGTGCTTGTGCTGGATCACCTGCACAGATGAAGAT ATTGTTAGATGTTAATGAACAGCCTATCTTAGTGAAGGAAGCTCAGCCAATCGATGAAGTAGCTGATCCAAATTCTGGAGTAGGCTTCTCTGGTTTGGACGACGGTGTTGCTTCAGATACTTTCAAGAAGTCATCATTTCATAGCCCTAAGGACCCTTCTTTTGATGGTTTGTCCAGAACTGAAGTGCCAATATCGTCTCCCTTAGAGGTTGCAAGTAACACTGGTTCCCAAGCTTTAGATATATCTATACCTTGtg ATAGTGATGACACAATGGACTGCAATAGGTCGGAACAAGCATCTGATGAACGCCTCATCCCAACAGCACTGGAAGTTCAGCAGAACCCTCCTTGCTTCTTGAATGGAAATAATTCGACGGTTTTACATAGGGTGCCTTCGGACAAAAGTTTGGAATTACTTGACATCAAGCCCGAGAAGATAACTCCAATTCATGCAGAGTTGCCTGAAGCTGGTTGCTTATCTGAAAAAGCAATGGCTGATAGTGGTGAAAGCAGTTCTTCGAAAAATGATTTACTGCAG CTTTTGTCGGAAGATAGAACCTACAACTTTTTCCCATTAGCAAGCCTGCAGGAAAATGAGAGTGCTCATGTTAATTCTAAAGAAGGAAAAGCTTCCTCATTAGAAGAGAAGAGACATTGTGCATTTACTGTAGCAGAATCCTCAGATTTTCTTGGTTTGTCACTGCCAAGTCAAGCTTTAGCTTCGAGATCCTTACAGTTGGCTGACATATGGAATCAACCAAGCGAATCCATTCAAGGAGCAGCTTCTCAGGTTTCTGTTGATGCATCAATACTTCATCGACATCAAATGATCCTGGACAACATTCTTAACAGAGGAAGATCTCAAAACGGAAACAAGAGGAGATTTGCAGAAAAATTAGGGACTCCAAACATGTGGTCAGAAGAGGAGCTAGATTCTCTTTGGATTGGTGTGAGGCGGCATGGAAGAGGTAACTGGGATGTGATGTTGAGGGATCCAAGGCTGCGCTTTTTTTCGTGGAGGACGCCAACAGACTTGGCAGAACAGTGGATGGAGGAACAGTCGAAACTTTTACATGGAAAATCCATTTCCCCTGTGAGACAGTTACATAAAGCTGATGTTTCATCCCATGGTATGGATGATGTTAAACTTTCACTTGGGCATGCACATTCCCAGTCAGGAGACAACATCCGGAGCCAAATACCATTTCATTTTCCAGATGTTCAAAATACTTCGCAAAAATTACTTCACCTGGCTACAACAAATGTAGGGACCTTAGATTCTCTCTGTCTCAGGGGAAACCGCAAAAGAGCTAAGTTCAACCAATCCGAGAACTCTGCAGGTTCAGGTGTTGAATGTTCATTCAGTTCTCGAATTATGAGCAGAGTGTCTGAAGTAGGTAATTTGCCTCACTGGCTCAAGGAAGTGGTTGCAATCCCACCCAGGCCTCCTGGATTTGCCCCAGATTCTTCATGGTTTATCCATCCATGGATTGGTCCACCGTTTTCTGAACCTAAGCGAGCTCACTGTGAATCAAGGAACAGATTGAGCGACTTGTACACTACACCAAAAACTGAGCTGAATAATGGTAATGCTGATTGTGCTCATCTCCCTATAAGAGAAGGGAAGCAACATTGTAAGTCAGAAGCAGATAAAAAAGTTGAGCTGATTGTCATCAATAGCGACGCCTCATCAGAGGAGACAATATCAGATGATTGTAATGTAAGGCATTAG